The genomic interval CGGAAATCGTTCAGCGCCAGACGGCCGTCATGCTCGGGGCGGGTGGCCTGCCGGGCGGCGTGGACGCCGTCGGTATCGCTGACCTCGCGCCGGGTCTTGCGGCGCGCGGAATAGAAGGTGTTGCGCAGGATGGTGAACAGCCAGGCCCGCAGATTGGTCCCGGGCTGGAACTTGTCGATATGCGTCCAGGCCTTGACGATGGTGTCCTGCACGAGGTCGTCGGCCGAGGCCCCCTCGCGCGTGAGCGACAGCGCGAAGGCGCGCAGCGCCGGCAGGTGCTCGACCAGTTCGTCCCGAGGATCGCCATGGGCCTCGGGGCGGGCGGTTTGCGCCGCTTTGCGATCGGTCATTCAGCTCACTCCTGCTCGCGCAATTTGTCGAGCAATTGCAAGAACCTGTCCGGAATCTGCTGCGTCGCGTCCTGTTCATAGACCCGGCGCAGATTCTCGTCGATCTGCTTTTCTATGGCTGCTCGCCTGCGTTCCTCACGCCTGGTATTCATTTTTTAGTTATTCCCGGTAATCTTGTGCGCACCTTGCCTAACCGTTACCTATCCGATCAGGTTCCGACACACGACGCTTTTTTCGAGGTAGCCATGACCGCAGCGGATCTTGCCCAGTCCATCAGCCGGGAATTGCCCTATCTGCGGCGCTACGCGCGTGCGCTGACCGGCAGCCAGACCGCCGGCGACAATTACGCAGCCGCCACGCTGGAGGCGATCCTGACCGACCGCAGCCTGATGGACGGCGAGGACACCCGAATCGGGCTGTTCCGCACCTTCCATGCGATCTGGCAAAGCTCGGGCCAGCCGGTCGAGCTGGAAACCCAGACCCCGCGCGAGGCTCGCGCCCAGGCGCATCTGCGCGGGCTGACCCCGAATTCCCGCGAGGCGCTGCTGCTACGCACCATC from Paracoccus sp. MA carries:
- a CDS encoding NepR family anti-sigma factor is translated as MNTRREERRRAAIEKQIDENLRRVYEQDATQQIPDRFLQLLDKLREQE
- a CDS encoding RNA polymerase sigma factor, whose product is MTDRKAAQTARPEAHGDPRDELVEHLPALRAFALSLTREGASADDLVQDTIVKAWTHIDKFQPGTNLRAWLFTILRNTFYSARRKTRREVSDTDGVHAARQATRPEHDGRLALNDFRAAFEQLPDEQREALILVGASGFSYEEAAAMTGVAVGTVKSRANRGRRRLAELLQLEEGEELEMTDRATLAVMAQNTPILR